One segment of Oreochromis niloticus isolate F11D_XX linkage group LG8, O_niloticus_UMD_NMBU, whole genome shotgun sequence DNA contains the following:
- the LOC100694661 gene encoding carbonic anhydrase 4-like isoform X1, protein MKWFVVAAFTVCILVPTTSCQQEPSWCYDREICNASTWPINYPQHCNGTRQSPINIVSASARPNDNLTEIHFENYNDTSKIDFIENNDNTVRVKLKEGVNITGGNLSGQYQTVQFHFHWGNGSSVPGSDHTVDGKRYPMELHIVNTKSIYNRNIPQAATDSTGIAALSFFIEVMSDNSTGQPESWRNLTSYLAKITERDNNVSFSSTAAGFSLKDLLGNVSLSKYYRYLGSLTTPNCSEAVVWTVFKEPIKVSKDLIDLFSTTVHFNNSTSQLMTNVYRSLQPAQQVWTQSIKASASTTCFSLGPLLLSFALGWSWS, encoded by the exons ATGAAGTGGTTTGTAGTAGCTGCCTTTACAGTGTGCATCCTTGTGCCCACCACTTCCTGTCAACAGGAACCAA GCTGGTGTTATGACCGTGAAATATGCA ATGCCTCCACATGGCCAATAAATTACCCCCAGCATTGCAACGGAACCCGACAGTCTCCCATTAACATCGTCTCAGCATCTGCCAGACCAAATGACAACCTGACTGAAATTCATTTTGAAAACTATAATGACACTTCCAAGATAGATTTCATAGAAAATAATGACAACACAG TCAGAGTTAAACTTAAGGAAGGAGTTAACATTACAGGAGGAAACCTGTCCGGACAATATCAAACCGTGCAGTTCCACTTCCACTGGGGCAACGGCTCCTCTGTCCCCGGCTCAGATCACACAGTGGATGGAAAGCGCTATCCTATGGAG TTGCATATTGTGAACACCAAGTCAATCTACAATCGGAATATACCTCAAGCTGCTACTGACTCCACCGGAATTGCAGCACTTAGTTTCTTCATTGAG GTAATGTCAGACAACTCAACTGGTCAGCCGGAAAGCTGGCGCAATTTGACCTCTTACTTGGCCAAAATCACAGAAAGAG ACAACAACGTTTCGTTTAGTTCGACTGCAGCCGGGTTTTCCCTGAAAGACCTGCTTGGCAATGTGTCTCTCTCTAAGTATTACCGCTACCTTGGATCTTTGACGACCCCCAATTGTAGTGAGGCGGTGGTCTGGACCGTTTTTAAGGAACCGattaaagtcagcaaagatctG ATTGACCTCTTCAGCACCACAGTGCACTTCAACAACAGCACTTCACAACTGATGACAAATGTCTACAGAAGCCTGCAGCCTGCACAGCAAGTCTGGACTCAGAGCATCAAGGCCTCTGCCTCCACAACCTGTTTCTCCCTGGGCCCTCTGCTCCTCAGTTTTGCACTGGGCTGGAGTTGGAGCTAA
- the LOC100694661 gene encoding carbonic anhydrase 4-like isoform X2, translated as MKWFVVAAFTVCILVPTTSCQQEPSWCYDREICNASTWPINYPQHCNGTRQSPINIVSASARPNDNLTEIHFENYNDTSKIDFIENNDNTGGNLSGQYQTVQFHFHWGNGSSVPGSDHTVDGKRYPMELHIVNTKSIYNRNIPQAATDSTGIAALSFFIEVMSDNSTGQPESWRNLTSYLAKITERDNNVSFSSTAAGFSLKDLLGNVSLSKYYRYLGSLTTPNCSEAVVWTVFKEPIKVSKDLIDLFSTTVHFNNSTSQLMTNVYRSLQPAQQVWTQSIKASASTTCFSLGPLLLSFALGWSWS; from the exons ATGAAGTGGTTTGTAGTAGCTGCCTTTACAGTGTGCATCCTTGTGCCCACCACTTCCTGTCAACAGGAACCAA GCTGGTGTTATGACCGTGAAATATGCA ATGCCTCCACATGGCCAATAAATTACCCCCAGCATTGCAACGGAACCCGACAGTCTCCCATTAACATCGTCTCAGCATCTGCCAGACCAAATGACAACCTGACTGAAATTCATTTTGAAAACTATAATGACACTTCCAAGATAGATTTCATAGAAAATAATGACAACACAG GAGGAAACCTGTCCGGACAATATCAAACCGTGCAGTTCCACTTCCACTGGGGCAACGGCTCCTCTGTCCCCGGCTCAGATCACACAGTGGATGGAAAGCGCTATCCTATGGAG TTGCATATTGTGAACACCAAGTCAATCTACAATCGGAATATACCTCAAGCTGCTACTGACTCCACCGGAATTGCAGCACTTAGTTTCTTCATTGAG GTAATGTCAGACAACTCAACTGGTCAGCCGGAAAGCTGGCGCAATTTGACCTCTTACTTGGCCAAAATCACAGAAAGAG ACAACAACGTTTCGTTTAGTTCGACTGCAGCCGGGTTTTCCCTGAAAGACCTGCTTGGCAATGTGTCTCTCTCTAAGTATTACCGCTACCTTGGATCTTTGACGACCCCCAATTGTAGTGAGGCGGTGGTCTGGACCGTTTTTAAGGAACCGattaaagtcagcaaagatctG ATTGACCTCTTCAGCACCACAGTGCACTTCAACAACAGCACTTCACAACTGATGACAAATGTCTACAGAAGCCTGCAGCCTGCACAGCAAGTCTGGACTCAGAGCATCAAGGCCTCTGCCTCCACAACCTGTTTCTCCCTGGGCCCTCTGCTCCTCAGTTTTGCACTGGGCTGGAGTTGGAGCTAA